ATCCCAGTGTATTGCGGGCAATAAAAGATCAGTTAGATAAGTACCTACATGTAACCGTTTACGGTGAATTTGTACAGGAGCCACAGATTAACCTAGCCACTAAGTTAGTCTCGTTGCTTCCCCAAGAGTTAAACAATGTGTATTTTGTAAATTCTGGCACGGAAGCTACTGAGGGAGCAATGAAAATTGCAAAAAAGTACACCGGCAGAAGCGAGTTTATTGCTGCAAAAAAAGCTTATCATGGAAGCACACAAGGAGCATTAAGTCTAATGGGGGACGACAAGTATAAAACACCTTACGGTCCGCTCCTACCCAATATCCAATATATTACGTATAACAGCATTGCAGACCTTTCAAAGATAACAAGTAACACGGCAGCTGTCGTACTTGAAGCTGTACAGGGAGAAGCCGGTGTCCGAATTCCAAATGTTCATTATATCCAAAAGCTCCGCAGTATCTGTAATGAGACGGGAACTTTACTTATTTTTGATGAAATTCAAACAGGGTTTGGGCGCACAGGTAAGTTATTTGCTTTTGAACATTATAAAATCGTTCCCGATATATTATTAACTGCTAAGGGCCTGGGAGGAGGCATGCCTCTCGGGGCCTTTATTACCAGGCATGAAATAATGGATGTAATCAAAGACAATCCAATACTGGGCCATATTACAACCTTTGGAGGACATCCAGTGAGCTGTGCTGCCGCACTTGCATCTTTAAATGTTATCTTAGATGAAAACTTAATGGCCGGAGTGGATAAAAAACATCAAATCTTTAAACAACAGTTAAAGC
This Olivibacter sp. SDN3 DNA region includes the following protein-coding sequences:
- a CDS encoding aspartate aminotransferase family protein, translated to MLNNRQLFLLNTAQTSTSPRLIEIEKAEGLYLYGPNGEKYMDLVSGFAVSNIGHRHPSVLRAIKDQLDKYLHVTVYGEFVQEPQINLATKLVSLLPQELNNVYFVNSGTEATEGAMKIAKKYTGRSEFIAAKKAYHGSTQGALSLMGDDKYKTPYGPLLPNIQYITYNSIADLSKITSNTAAVVLEAVQGEAGVRIPNVHYIQKLRSICNETGTLLIFDEIQTGFGRTGKLFAFEHYKIVPDILLTAKGLGGGMPLGAFITRHEIMDVIKDNPILGHITTFGGHPVSCAAALASLNVILDENLMAGVDKKHQIFKQQLKHPLIREVRGLGLMMCIQLDTFEQVEKVSKYCANNGVLVDWFLHHETALRISPPLIITEEEIINACTVIKEGLDNL